In a genomic window of Telopea speciosissima isolate NSW1024214 ecotype Mountain lineage chromosome 5, Tspe_v1, whole genome shotgun sequence:
- the LOC122660887 gene encoding receptor-like protein 44, with amino-acid sequence MGTWIPFLLMLLLTCASLPPSSSDPEDEACLSNLKASLQDPNNNLRNWTKTTFANACNGFTSYLQGATCNNGRIYKLSLSNLFLKGSISPYLSNCTNLQALDLSSNSLSGPIPPDLQLLVNLAVLNLSSNSLTGTIPPQLAYCAYLNVIDLHDNQLTGPIPQQLGLLVRLSAFDVSNNRLSGPIPASLGNRTGNLPRFNASSFEGNKDVYGYPLPPLKTKGLSVMAIVGIGLGSGLLSLVLSFTGVCIWLRVTEQRMAAEEGKISQLMPDY; translated from the coding sequence ATGGGGACTTGGATTCCGTTCCTCCTGATGCTGTTGCTAACTTGCGCCAGTCTCCCACCATCGTCATCGGATCCAGAGGACGAAGCCTGTCTTTCCAATCTGAAAGCATCTCTGCAGGACCCGAACAACAACCTGAGGAACTGGACTAAGACCACCTTCGCCAACGCCTGCAACGGCTTCACCTCCTACCTGCAGGGGGCTACCTGCAACAACGGACGCATCTACAAGCTCTCCCTCTCAAACCTCTTCCTCAAGGGATCCATCTCCCCTTACCTCTCCAACTGCACGAACCTGCAGGCACTCGACCTCTCTTCCAACTCCCTTTCGGGTCCCATCCCTCCCGATCTCCAATTGCTAGTGAACCTCGCCGTTCTTAACCTCTCCTCCAACAGTCTCACAGGCACCATACCCCCGCAGCTCGCTTACTGTGCCTACCTCAACGTCATAGATCTCCACGACAATCAACTCACGGGCCCCATCCCTCAGCAGCTGGGCCTCCTCGTAAGACTCTCCGCTTTCGATGTCTCTAACAATCGCCTCTCCGGTCCGATCCCGGCCTCTCTTGGTAATCGTACGGGGAACTTGCCCAGATTCAATGCCAGCTCCTTTGAGGGGAACAAGGACGTCTATGGCTACCCTTTGCCCCCCTTGAAGACTAAAGGTTTATCGGTGATGGCCATCGTTGGGATCGGTTTGGGGAGTGGGCTTCTGAGTTTAGTGCTTAGTTTCACCGGCGTCTGTATTTGGTTACGGGTTACGGAGCAAAGAATGGCTGCTGAAGAGGGGAAGATCAGTCAACTTATGCCCGACTACTGA
- the LOC122662507 gene encoding probable xyloglucan glycosyltransferase 12, whose translation MAPSFGFWAKQNHRGTPVVVKMENPNWSMVELEGPLEEDFLLGGGGSDKVRGKNAKQLTLVLLLRAHRAAGCLTSIASAMFGIAAAVRRRLASGRTDSDIGSEIENENPRVKRRIYGFIKAFLWLSLLLLGFEIAAYFKGWHFGAPNLQLQRLLSTPLGVRGIFDWFYSKWVMVRVDYLAPPLQSLTNVCIALFLIQSVDRLVLCLGFFWIRLKKIKPVPKQMVGDIESTDGNAVDYFPMVLVQIPMCNEKEVYQQSIGAVCNLDWPRSNLLIQVLDDSDDPTTQLLIKEEVQKWQQEGAPIVYRHRVIRDGYKAGNLKSAMNCSYVKDYEFVTIFDADFQPTPDFLKKTVPHFRGNEELALVQARWSFVNKDENLLTRLQNINLTFHFEVEQQVNGVFINFFGFNGTAGVWRIKALEESGGWMERTTVEDMDIAVRAHLHGWKFIYLNDVECQCELPESYEAYRKQQHRWHSGPMQLFRLCLPDIIRSKISVWKKANLIFLFFLLRKLILPFYSFTLFCIILPMTMFVPEAELPAWVVCYIPATMSFLNIMPAPKSFPFIVPYLLFENTMSVTKFNAMVSGLFQLGSAYEWVVTKKSGRSSEGDLASLVEKEPKKQQQQRGASVPNLDAMGKEEEFPQKQEQQGKKNDEKKKKKKHNRIYTKELALAFLLLTASARSLLSAQGIHFYFLLFQGISFLLVGLDLIGEQVN comes from the exons atggcaccGTCGTTTGGTTTCTGGGCGAAACAAAACCACCGTGGAACGCCGGTGGTCGTGAAGATGGAGAACCCTAATTGGTCGATGGTTGAGTTAGAGGGTCCTTTGGAAGAAGACTTCCTCCTTGGCGGAGGCGGGAGTGACAAGGTTAGAGGGAAGAATGCCAAACAGCTCACTCTGGTTCTTCTCCTCAGAGCTCACAGGGCTGCTGGTTGTCTCACTTCAATCGCTTCCGCAATGTTTGGTATCGCTGCTGCTGTAAGGCGTCGATTGGCTTCAGGAAGGACGGATTCAGACATTGGGAGCGAGATCGAGAATGAGAATCCGAGAGTGAAGAGGCGAATCTATGGTTTTATCAAGGCCTTCTTGTGGTTATCACTATTATTGTTGGGTTTTGAGATTGCGGCTTACTTCAAGGGTTGGCATTTTGGGGCGCCCAACTTACAACTGCAACGCCTATTGTCGACGCCGTTGGGGGTCCGTGGGATTTTCGATTGGTTCTATTCTAAATGGGTCATGGTCAGGGTGGATTACCTCGCTCCCCCTCTCCAATCCCTAACCAATGTCTGTATTGCCCTCTTCCTCATTCAAAGTGTTGACCGTTTAGTCCTGTGCTTGGGCTTCTTCTGGATCCGATTGAAGAAGATCAAACCAGTCCCCAAACAGATGGTTGGTGATATTGAATCCACCGACGGCAATGCAGTGGATTACTTCCCCATGGTTCTTGTTCAGATTCCCATGTGCAACGAGAAGGAG GTTTACCAACAATCAATTGGTGCCGTCTGCAACTTAGATTGGCCGAGGTCGAATCTGCTTATCCAAGTGCTGGACGATTCTGATGATCCCACAACCCAATTGTTGATCAAGGAGGAGGTTCAAAAATGGCAGCAGGAGGGTGCCCCTATCGTCTACAGGCATCGGGTCATCAGAGATGGGTACAAAGCGGGCAATCTCAAGTCCGCCATGAATTGCAGCTATGTCAAGGACTACGAGTTCGTTACCATATTTGATGCTGATTTCCAGCCCACTCCAGACTTCCTCAAGAAGACGGTTCCTCATTTCAGG GGTAACGAGGAACTGGCACTGGTTCAGGCCAGGTGGTCGTTCGTGAACAAGGATGAGAACCTGCTTACGAGGTTGCAGAACATAAACTTGACTTTCCACTTCGAGGTGGAGCAGCAGGTGAATGGGGTTTTCATCAATTTCTTCGGCTTTAATGGGACCGCTGGTGTGTGGAGGATAAAGGCTCTGGAAGAGTCTGGTGGGTGGATGGAAAGGACCACCGTTGAGGACATGGACATCGCCGTCCGGGCACATCTCCATGGCTGGAAATTCATCTATCTCAATGACGTTGAG TGTCAATGTGAACTACCAGAATCTTACGAGGCTTACCGGAAACAGCAACACCGGTGGCATTCTGGGCCCATGCAGTTGTTTCGCCTCTGTTTACCCGACATTATCCGATCAAAG ATCAGTGTGTGGAAGAAAGCCAacctcatcttcctcttcttcctcctcagaAAGTTGATACTACCTTTCTATTCTTTCACCCTTTTCTGTATAATTCTCCCGATGACGATGTTCGTACCAGAAGCAGAGCTACCGGCTTGGGTGGTGTGCTACATCCCAGCAACCATGTCTTTCCTCAATATCATGCCGGCTCCGAAATCGTTTCCCTTCATCGTACCGTACCTTCTGTTCGAAAACACCATGTCGGTTACCAAGTTCAACGCCATGGTGTCGGGGCTCTTCCAGCTTGGGAGTGCTTACGAGTGGGTGGTCACCAAGAAGTCTGGGCGCTCCTCTGAGGGCGATCTTGCGTCCCTGGTTGAGAAGGAGCCGAAGAAGCAACAGCAACAGAGGGGAGCTTCAGTGCCTAATCTGGATGCAATGGGGAAGGAAGAGGAATTTCCACAGAAACAAGAGcagcaagggaagaagaatgatgagaagaaaaagaagaagaagcacaatAGGATATATACAAAGGAGTTGGCGCTGGCGTTCCTTCTGCTGACTGCCTCTGCAAGAAGCTTGCTTTCGGCGCAGGGTATACATTTCTACTTCTTGCTATTCCAGGGAATATCTTTCCTCTTGGTGGGTCTCGACCTGATTGGCGAACAAGTCAACTGA